One Devosia lacusdianchii genomic window carries:
- a CDS encoding GAF domain-containing protein, whose amino-acid sequence MRQVRRADVTGAELMHAVAAMIRTDIGTKLLTASLFDMDRGEMSRVYSDNLDAYPLAGIKPIPDSKWTDIVLKQHMVYAALTIEEVAEIFFDWRLIQSLGCESSANIPVVVAGKAIGAFNLLHEAGYYSAERLAPVDAILPYATIAFQFLAGAPSDA is encoded by the coding sequence ATGCGCCAGGTGCGCCGCGCGGACGTCACCGGCGCGGAGCTGATGCATGCGGTCGCGGCGATGATCCGCACCGATATCGGCACGAAACTGCTCACCGCATCGCTGTTCGACATGGACCGCGGAGAGATGAGTCGTGTCTATTCCGACAATCTCGATGCCTATCCACTCGCAGGGATCAAGCCGATCCCAGACAGCAAGTGGACCGATATCGTGCTCAAGCAGCACATGGTCTATGCCGCGCTCACCATCGAAGAGGTTGCCGAGATCTTCTTCGACTGGCGCCTGATCCAATCGCTGGGCTGCGAATCCAGCGCCAATATCCCGGTGGTCGTCGCCGGCAAGGCGATCGGTGCATTCAACCTGCTGCACGAGGCCGGCTACTACTCCGCCGAACGGCTGGCGCCGGTGGACGCGATCCTGCCCTATGCAACCATTGCGTTTCAGTTTCTGGCGGGGGCGCCCAGCGACGCCTAG
- a CDS encoding aldo/keto reductase, with product MDYINLGRTGLKISRLALGCMTFGSSKWAPWVLDEEASRPIIEKAVDLGINFFDLADMYSLGASEEVVARVLSPLPRHKLVLATKLYNPMSADPNDRGLSRKHIFEAVDGSLKRLGTDYIDLYQLHRFDYETPLEETLDALNDVVRAGKVRYLGASSMHAWQFMKALGMQRANGWAPFVSMQPHYNLIYREEEREMLPLCREEGIGVIPWSPLARGRLAGRSGDAAEATTRSQTDKTASALYDRSKAQDDAVVAAVRQVAERHGRPPAQIAYAWVATRPGITAPIVGISKLHQFDDAVAALDVKLSAEDVALMEAPYEPKPVAGHQ from the coding sequence ATGGACTATATCAATCTCGGTCGTACCGGCCTCAAAATCTCGCGGCTGGCGCTCGGGTGCATGACCTTCGGTTCGTCCAAATGGGCGCCGTGGGTGCTCGATGAAGAGGCGTCTCGCCCCATCATCGAAAAGGCGGTCGATCTCGGCATCAATTTCTTCGACCTGGCGGACATGTACTCGCTAGGTGCCAGCGAAGAAGTCGTGGCGCGCGTGCTGTCGCCGCTGCCACGCCACAAGCTGGTGCTCGCCACCAAGCTCTACAATCCGATGAGCGCGGACCCCAACGACCGGGGCCTGTCGCGCAAGCATATCTTCGAGGCAGTCGACGGCAGCCTTAAGCGCCTGGGCACCGACTATATCGACCTCTACCAGTTGCATCGCTTCGACTATGAAACGCCGCTGGAAGAGACACTGGATGCGCTCAACGACGTGGTTCGGGCCGGCAAGGTACGCTATCTCGGCGCCTCCTCGATGCATGCCTGGCAGTTCATGAAGGCGCTCGGCATGCAGCGCGCCAATGGCTGGGCGCCGTTTGTGTCGATGCAGCCGCACTACAACCTGATCTATCGCGAGGAAGAGCGTGAAATGTTGCCGCTCTGCCGCGAGGAAGGCATTGGCGTGATCCCGTGGAGCCCTCTCGCCCGCGGTCGCCTGGCTGGTCGCAGCGGCGACGCTGCCGAAGCCACCACCCGCTCGCAGACCGACAAGACCGCCAGTGCGCTCTACGATCGCTCCAAGGCGCAGGACGACGCCGTGGTCGCTGCCGTGCGCCAGGTCGCGGAGCGTCATGGACGGCCGCCGGCGCAGATCGCCTATGCCTGGGTCGCCACCCGTCCCGGCATCACCGCCCCGATCGTGGGCATTTCCAAGCTGCATCAGTTCGATGATGCCGTCGCCGCGCTCGATGTGAAGCTGAGCGCCGAGGACGTGGCGCTGATGGAGGCGCCATATGAACCCAAGCCGGTCGCCGGCCACCAATAG
- a CDS encoding glycerate kinase: MTAILALRNSLAHGSVAYLDQDGFGLHGNRAEKLALISERRDQTGEVVGYHSLDGQTPYGKVPAEVAHHAKAAGLPVIALAGTIGKGVTANFDHGIDAFAPILARPCSLEEAVENAQKLLTHAAEDAARMINVGIRLGTPRPAGEAPLPHVSAG; encoded by the coding sequence ATGACCGCTATACTCGCACTGCGGAACTCGCTGGCTCACGGCTCCGTCGCCTACCTGGATCAAGATGGCTTCGGGCTCCATGGCAATAGAGCCGAAAAGCTCGCTTTGATAAGTGAGCGCCGAGATCAAACCGGTGAGGTCGTCGGCTACCACAGCCTTGACGGACAAACACCCTACGGCAAGGTGCCCGCCGAGGTCGCTCATCATGCCAAGGCCGCCGGCTTGCCGGTGATCGCGCTGGCCGGGACCATCGGCAAGGGCGTCACCGCCAATTTCGACCATGGCATCGACGCCTTTGCCCCCATCCTCGCGCGACCCTGTAGTCTTGAGGAGGCCGTCGAGAATGCCCAAAAGCTGCTCACTCACGCCGCCGAAGACGCCGCCCGCATGATCAATGTCGGCATCCGCCTCGGTACGCCGAGACCGGCAGGTGAGGCGCCTTTGCCGCACGTCTCCGCGGGGTGA